Proteins encoded within one genomic window of Amycolatopsis sp. 2-15:
- a CDS encoding MFS transporter, protein MSQPGLAEVPVSAARGAFAAGAATLAALYVGNNLPSALYALLRSTFGFSALIQTLLYAVAVAVIVPALLVAGPLSDVVGRRPLMLCGLVAFLAGDLVFVLATGTGWLFLARVLQGLGMGAGAAAAQAMLNDSAGQDARGQRRASRTATACVTFGLALGPLAGGLLAQYGPLPRQLSFLVHAVAVALVVLLVVRTPRAAGSVAKRWRQPRLGVPPVVRRTFLIAGACSFLAWAVLGMFSAVVPSLVSGLLGSANLAVAAGALTLMIATSGFVQFGAGKLAPTAGQAIGLVVLAAGLALLVVANEAGVAWLVVPAMLGTGTGHGLVFTGALAELTVVTPPAERGAVIGSYFVVSYLGLGGPVIGVGLLSLAHGLSAATVLVAAVVGGCCLVLAPLVFLEIRRRGNPQ, encoded by the coding sequence ATGTCGCAGCCAGGTCTGGCGGAGGTGCCCGTGTCCGCCGCGCGCGGGGCGTTCGCCGCCGGTGCGGCGACGCTGGCCGCGCTGTACGTCGGCAACAACCTGCCGAGTGCGCTGTATGCGTTGCTGCGCAGCACTTTCGGCTTCTCCGCGCTGATCCAGACCTTGCTCTACGCGGTCGCGGTGGCGGTGATCGTGCCGGCGTTGCTGGTGGCCGGGCCGCTGTCCGACGTCGTCGGGCGCCGGCCGCTCATGCTGTGCGGTCTTGTCGCGTTCCTCGCCGGCGACCTGGTCTTCGTGCTCGCCACCGGCACGGGCTGGCTGTTCCTGGCCCGCGTCCTGCAGGGGCTCGGCATGGGTGCCGGCGCCGCGGCGGCGCAGGCGATGCTGAACGACAGCGCGGGGCAGGACGCGCGCGGCCAGCGCCGGGCCTCGCGCACCGCCACGGCGTGCGTCACGTTCGGGCTCGCCCTCGGCCCGCTGGCCGGTGGGCTGCTCGCGCAGTACGGCCCGCTGCCGCGGCAGCTGTCGTTCCTTGTCCACGCCGTGGCCGTCGCCCTGGTGGTGCTGCTCGTGGTTCGGACCCCCCGCGCGGCGGGCTCGGTAGCGAAGCGCTGGAGGCAGCCGCGGCTCGGCGTGCCGCCCGTGGTCCGGCGCACGTTCCTGATCGCCGGCGCGTGCTCGTTCCTGGCGTGGGCGGTGCTCGGGATGTTCTCCGCTGTCGTGCCCTCGCTCGTGTCGGGCCTGCTCGGCTCGGCCAATCTCGCGGTCGCGGCGGGCGCGCTCACCCTGATGATCGCCACGTCCGGGTTCGTCCAGTTCGGCGCGGGCAAGCTCGCACCCACGGCCGGGCAGGCGATCGGGCTCGTCGTGCTCGCCGCGGGCCTGGCGCTGCTGGTCGTGGCGAACGAGGCCGGCGTCGCGTGGCTCGTGGTGCCGGCGATGCTCGGCACGGGGACCGGCCACGGACTGGTCTTCACCGGCGCGCTGGCCGAGCTCACGGTCGTGACGCCGCCCGCCGAGCGCGGCGCGGTGATCGGCAGCTACTTCGTGGTCAGCTACCTCGGTCTCGGCGGCCCGGTGATCGGTGTCGGCCTGCTCTCGCTCGCGCACGGGCTGTCCGCGGCCACCGTGCTCGTCGCGGCCGTGGTGGGCGGGTGCTGCCTGGTGCTGGCCCCGCTTGTGTTCCTCGAGATCCGCCGCCGTGGAAATCCACAGTAG
- a CDS encoding YbaB/EbfC family nucleoid-associated protein: MTSAGGLGDLIRDPDEAIRRMDEWAAGFARKAERYAAAQQETERLRLTASSPDGTVKVTVGADGVVSDLVFGSKTRTMPQEELARMVLDTMRRAQSGITQRVAEVMTENLGDEDQDTRSALLGSLRSRFPDLDQPEDGPGEPEPPAPTPPPVPPAPSAGGAATPPPPAAPPGPAGPAAPRRRGGIDPDEQDNNPW, from the coding sequence ATGACCAGTGCGGGAGGGTTGGGTGACCTGATCAGGGACCCCGACGAGGCGATCCGGCGGATGGACGAGTGGGCGGCGGGCTTCGCCCGCAAGGCCGAGCGTTACGCGGCTGCCCAGCAGGAGACCGAACGGCTGCGCCTCACGGCGTCGAGCCCCGACGGCACCGTCAAGGTCACCGTCGGCGCCGACGGGGTCGTGTCCGACCTGGTCTTCGGGTCCAAGACGCGGACCATGCCGCAGGAGGAGCTGGCGCGCATGGTGCTGGACACCATGCGGCGCGCGCAGTCGGGCATCACCCAGCGCGTGGCCGAGGTCATGACCGAGAATCTCGGCGACGAGGACCAGGACACCCGCTCCGCGCTGCTCGGCAGCCTCCGCAGCCGCTTCCCGGACCTCGACCAGCCCGAAGACGGCCCGGGCGAGCCGGAGCCCCCGGCCCCGACCCCGCCGCCGGTGCCGCCCGCGCCGTCGGCCGGTGGCGCCGCGACCCCGCCGCCGCCCGCCGCTCCGCCGGGCCCGGCAGGCCCGGCGGCCCCGCGCCGCCGGGGTGGCATCGACCCGGACGAGCAGGACAACAACCCCTGGTGA
- a CDS encoding DUF302 domain-containing protein encodes MSAPWGFLRYWETDVGALMSLAAPARPCTEYLMGNHTIAQRMFVHEPGVMLYAPLRTTIHEDGDGATWFSVDLPSSRFGSFGNPAVTAVGRELDEKVAALLAHLGAPVA; translated from the coding sequence GTGAGCGCGCCGTGGGGGTTCCTGCGGTACTGGGAGACCGACGTCGGCGCGCTCATGAGCCTCGCCGCACCCGCGCGCCCGTGCACGGAGTACCTGATGGGCAACCACACGATCGCCCAGCGGATGTTCGTCCACGAGCCCGGCGTGATGCTCTACGCGCCACTGCGCACCACGATCCACGAGGACGGCGACGGCGCCACGTGGTTCAGCGTCGACCTCCCGAGCAGCCGTTTCGGCAGCTTCGGGAATCCGGCGGTGACGGCCGTCGGCCGCGAGCTCGACGAGAAGGTCGCGGCCCTGCTCGCGCACCTCGGCGCGCCGGTAGCCTGA
- a CDS encoding ESX secretion-associated protein EspG, with protein sequence MADRFEFVLDVFEALVVSQATGGDIRQYPLRIGTVPSDPVRFVRVATQVYRAMEDKRLSTHGELSPGVRTAFGLLARPRVSVAVAGVDGVGADIAVLALSDGRQAVGITQNPRTDELLFSLFADEDLVDVVTGVLPPARAATTGAHTVNRQATRAVSAMTARRMAEAAEDEEETDAFGMIEVRGTVRPSRTDPRVTPTPGSTEVLERVMAAPRLGGGHVTVTGWGRHGELRAADPLSWLDTQDGRYLIHTTTGEAGELSAKYVPAGRSEVARAVQNAIAAVY encoded by the coding sequence ATGGCGGACAGGTTCGAGTTCGTTCTCGACGTCTTCGAAGCTCTTGTGGTCAGCCAGGCAACCGGCGGTGACATCCGCCAGTACCCGTTGCGAATCGGCACGGTGCCTTCGGATCCCGTCCGGTTCGTCCGCGTGGCGACCCAGGTCTACCGGGCGATGGAGGACAAGCGGCTCTCCACCCACGGTGAGCTCAGCCCCGGCGTGCGGACGGCGTTCGGGCTCCTCGCCCGGCCGCGCGTCTCCGTCGCGGTGGCCGGGGTCGACGGCGTCGGCGCCGACATCGCGGTGCTCGCCCTCAGTGACGGCAGGCAGGCGGTCGGGATCACGCAGAACCCGCGCACCGACGAACTGCTGTTCTCCCTCTTCGCCGACGAGGACCTCGTCGACGTCGTCACCGGCGTGCTGCCCCCGGCGCGCGCCGCGACGACCGGCGCCCACACGGTGAACCGGCAGGCGACGCGCGCCGTGTCCGCGATGACCGCACGGCGCATGGCCGAGGCGGCCGAAGACGAGGAAGAGACGGACGCGTTCGGGATGATCGAGGTCCGTGGGACCGTGCGGCCCAGCCGCACCGACCCGCGCGTGACGCCGACGCCCGGCAGCACCGAGGTGCTCGAGCGCGTCATGGCCGCGCCGCGTCTCGGCGGTGGCCACGTCACCGTCACCGGCTGGGGCCGCCACGGCGAGCTGCGCGCGGCCGACCCGCTCAGCTGGCTCGACACCCAGGACGGCCGCTACCTGATCCACACCACCACCGGCGAGGCCGGTGAACTGAGCGCGAAGTACGTCCCCGCAGGGCGGTCCGAGGTGGCCCGCGCCGTGCAGAACGCCATCGCCGCCGTCTACTGA
- a CDS encoding 2-dehydropantoate 2-reductase, with product MASAKRILVVGAGATGGFFGGRLVQAGRDVTFLVRPGRAAALMERGLRITGLGEETVLTPKLVRAGELTEPYDLVLFTVKAAGLEQAIEDMTPAVGPDTLVLPVLNGLRHLDALVARFGEERVLGGVAIVMTTVDGAGDIRRLFDLQSLTYGARTGPAPAGLAEAHELLSGAGFDTALSSDITAAMWAKWVFIASIGAVTSLMRGTVGDVAAQPGGIAFAEAVVAECAAVAAATGHPLEAAALENARGSVTEVGSPRAPSLYRDLTAGLPVEGEQIFGDLVDRAHSLGVSVPLLELVRLNLRVYQSKLG from the coding sequence GTGGCGAGCGCGAAGCGAATCCTGGTGGTGGGTGCCGGCGCGACCGGTGGGTTCTTCGGTGGCCGGCTGGTGCAGGCCGGCCGTGACGTGACCTTCCTGGTGCGCCCCGGGCGCGCGGCGGCGTTGATGGAACGCGGCCTGCGGATCACCGGGCTCGGCGAGGAGACAGTGCTCACGCCGAAGCTCGTCCGCGCCGGCGAGCTCACCGAGCCGTATGACCTCGTGCTGTTCACGGTCAAGGCCGCCGGGCTCGAGCAGGCGATCGAGGACATGACGCCGGCGGTCGGGCCGGACACCCTCGTACTGCCGGTGCTCAACGGCTTGCGCCACCTCGACGCGCTCGTGGCCCGCTTCGGCGAGGAGCGGGTGCTCGGCGGTGTCGCGATCGTGATGACCACTGTGGACGGTGCCGGCGACATCCGCCGCCTGTTCGACCTCCAGTCGCTGACCTACGGCGCCCGCACCGGGCCGGCGCCGGCGGGGCTCGCCGAGGCGCATGAACTGCTCTCGGGCGCGGGCTTCGACACGGCGCTGTCCTCGGACATCACGGCGGCCATGTGGGCGAAGTGGGTTTTCATCGCCTCGATCGGGGCCGTGACCTCGCTCATGCGCGGCACCGTCGGCGACGTCGCCGCGCAGCCGGGCGGGATCGCGTTCGCCGAGGCCGTGGTCGCCGAGTGCGCGGCGGTCGCGGCCGCCACCGGGCACCCGCTGGAAGCGGCCGCCCTGGAGAACGCTCGCGGTTCGGTGACCGAGGTCGGTTCCCCGCGCGCGCCCTCGCTCTACCGCGACCTCACGGCCGGGCTGCCGGTGGAGGGCGAGCAGATCTTCGGCGACCTCGTGGATCGTGCGCACTCGCTCGGGGTGTCCGTACCACTGCTGGAACTGGTCCGGCTGAACCTGCGCGTGTACCAGTCGAAGCTGGGCTGA
- a CDS encoding DinB family protein yields MATERIGPPAIAGEREMLRAFLDFHRATLAMKCDGLSDEQLRRQAMPPSTLSLLGLVRHLAEVERAWFRRVIDGEDVPLVWSADGDYQVAYDATDGTRAEVFAAWQAEVAHSRRIEAAAESLDVVAYNARWGEDVSLRLVMLHLIHEYARHNGHADFLREGVDGVVGV; encoded by the coding sequence GTGGCGACGGAACGGATCGGGCCGCCGGCGATCGCGGGGGAGCGGGAGATGCTGCGCGCGTTTCTCGACTTCCACCGCGCGACGCTGGCGATGAAGTGCGACGGCCTCTCCGACGAGCAGCTGCGCCGGCAGGCGATGCCGCCCTCGACGTTGTCGCTGCTGGGGCTCGTGCGGCACCTGGCCGAGGTCGAGCGAGCCTGGTTCCGCCGGGTGATCGACGGTGAGGACGTGCCGCTCGTATGGTCGGCCGACGGTGACTACCAGGTCGCCTACGACGCCACCGACGGCACGCGGGCCGAGGTCTTCGCCGCGTGGCAGGCCGAGGTGGCGCACTCGCGGCGGATCGAGGCGGCCGCCGAGTCGCTCGACGTCGTCGCATACAACGCGCGGTGGGGCGAGGACGTCTCCCTGCGGCTGGTCATGCTGCACCTGATCCACGAGTACGCCCGGCACAACGGCCACGCCGACTTCCTGCGCGAGGGTGTCGACGGCGTCGTCGGCGTCTGA